ACGGTGAAGTAGGTAAAGCGTTAACCAGGAACCTCAGCAAGTCCATCGATTAGGAGGGTCTGCTGAGGTTCCAGCGCAGCCGACAAGGCTGGGGCTCCAAAGCTCATGAGGAGGCGCAAAATGAAACCATACACGATAACAGGCATCATTCTTATTGTGGTCGCCGTCGCGGCTTTTGCCTATCAGGGCATCAGCTTTACGACCAGGGAAAAGGTTGTCGATCTCGGTCCATTGCACATGACCGCTGAGAAAACCAGAACCCTGCCCCTTTCGCCACTCGTCGGCGGGATCGCGCTCGTCGGCGGGATTGCACTGCTGGTTATGGGAAAGAAAAAGAGCTGAACTAAATCGACGCTCAAAGAAGGAAATATGCCATGGGCAATTGCTATCAGCCTTATTGTTCTTTGGCTGCTGGAGTTGGGGAGTAGTCCCACTCTGGGGAGGGGGCTGCTGTCTGGTTGGCTGAAGTTTGATGAAAATACGGCATAAGTAAAGAGAGGTCGGAATTGAAGAACAAATCTCCGTTCGAGGGACAAGGCAACGAGCAGGAATCTTCGGAATCGGTTCCTGCTACTCTGCACCTGCCGGTTGATGTGCGGAATTTCTCCCTCGCGCTGCTCACGCTGCTCGCGGTGATCTTCGTGCTGAACTGGGCCAAGGCAATTTTTATTCCGCTGATGCTGGGATTGATGATCAGCTATGCGCTCGCTCCGTTTGTCACCTGGATGCATAAATGCCGAATTCCTCGGGCCATCGGTGCCGCGGTCCTGCTCCTTGGCCTTTTAGGCGGAACAGGCTCGCTGGTCTATTCACTCAGAGACGATGCCTGCAAGCTGATCGAAACCCTCCCCGACGCCGCACATAAGCTTTATCTGTCCCGACTCAAGGATCGGGGAACCTCCGTCGGTACCATGGAGAATATGCAAAAAACTGCCACCCAACTCGAACAGGTAGCAAACGTCGCAGGCGCTCCGGCACCCGATACCCCGCGAGGGGTGACGCGGGTGCAGATTGAAAGACCTCAACTGAATATTAAAGATTATCTGTGGATGGGGACCAAGGGAGCTGTCGCCTTTGCCGGCCAGCTCATAATGGTCTTTTTCCTGGCGTATTTTCTGCTGGCTTCCGGCGATACCTTCCGACGCAAACTGGTCAAGATCGCCGGCCCCACCCTCAGCAGGAAAAAAATCACCCTGCGGGTGCTGGATAATATCGCCGAGCAGATTCAACGCTATCTGCTGGTACAGATCTTCACCAGCATCATGGTGGCTGTTGCGACCTGGCTCGCGTTTCTCTGGCTCGGTCTGGAACATGCGGCCGTCTGGGGGATTATCGCCGGGGTCCTCAAAATCATGCCGTATCTCGGCCCCCTCGTCGTTTGCGCCGGCACCGCCCTCATCGCGTTTCTCCAGTTCGGAACCGTCGACATGGTGCTGCTGGTTTCCGGCACCTCGCTGATCATTACCAGTCTCGAAGGGTACCTGATAACCCCCTGGCTGACCGGCCGTGCAAGTCGGATGAGCCCGGTCGTGGTGTTCGTCAGCGTGCTGTTCTGGGGCTGGTTGTGGGGGGTATGGGGTTTATTGCTGGGCGTGCTCATCATGATGATCATCAAGGCGGTCTGCGATCATGTAGAAGATTTGAAGCCCATCGGCGAACTTCTCGGTGATTAACACAGCGCTAATCGGCGCGGATGAGACCATCACTGGGGTCAGAAAAACATCCGGCACTCGGTTTTCTTTAAAAAGAACATAATAAAGTTCACCAGAAAGTTGGATGCCTGGTGTTCGCGCCAGATGCGGAACATACTGTTTGGAAAAGCAAACTTGTCAACCTGGACCCCGTAACCTGACCCGTGGCTCAACCCGCAAAAACGAAGAAATGAACAGGAGGAATGAATGAAGACAACTATGACAAGAGTTGACAGCGTACTGATTTGTCCCGTTTGTTCTCAACAGCACCAGGCCGTTCCTTTCGCATCGTCCACCACCGTAAGTTGTGCCCGATGCGGGTCGGTCATCATTCGCGGCGGATCAAAAAGTGTCAGTCAAACCCTGGCGTTCTCCATTGCGGCCCTGATTCTTTATATCCCGGCCAACATTTATCCAATCCTGTCCATGGAAAAGCTTGGTGTCTATTCTGAAAATACCATCTGGCAAGGGGTAAGGGAGTTATTTCACCATGGCTATTGGGGAATTTCAGTTCTGGTGTTTTTGGCCAGCATATTCATTCCCTTACTGAAAGTTCTGGTTATGATTTACCTCTCCCTGGCGCGACACCACGGCGGCAGGCAAAAGCTAAAGCTGGGTCTTTTCAGGTTGGTGGAGCGCATCGGTCCCTGGTCAATGCTCGACGTTTTTCTGGTAGCGATCCTTGTGTCTCTGGTTAAACTGGGCGATTTGGCAACCGTCCATCCTGAATCAGGATTGACTGCTTTTGCCGCTGTGGTGGTTTTAACTCTGTTTGCCTCGGCGAGTTTTGAGGTTTCCGTGCTCTGGGAAAAGGAGGATGAAATATGAGTGAAGAGAATCAGAAGAACAAAGAGACCATCGCAACGGCAACGACTCAATCACCAGTGAAGGGACCGGACAAAACACAAGGGCAACCCTTGCCGAAGCCGAAGCTGGGCAAAAAGCCCAGCCTGATATTAGCCTGGCTGGTGCCACTGCTTGCCATCGGCCTGACAGGGTTTTTCGTCTATCACAGCCTGCCCGAGAAAGGTCTGGATATACGTATTCTGGCAAAAAATGGTGCTGCCATCGATCCTCAACGTACCTTGCTTAAATATCGCGGCGTGCGGGTCGGCATCGTCAGCCAGGTGGGCCTGAATGACAGCGCTGAACAGGTCGTGATTGAGGCTACGCTGGACAATGATTACCGCGACTTTGCTAAAGAAAAATCTCAGTTCTGGGTCGTTCGTCCCGAGATTTCCTTAGCCGGGGTTCAAGGTCTGGATACCATCGTTTCGGGCCCCTATATCAACCTGCGGCCCGGAAACGGAAAACAGAAATTAGAATTTGAAGCGCTCTCTTCGCCAGCTGTATCCGATAATTTAGGTGAAGGGTTGCGGCTGCAGATTAAATCTCCGCGCTTGGGGGCGATGAAGATCGGCACCCAAATAATGTATCGCGAGGTGACCATTGGCGAGGTTTATAATTTTAAGCTTTCGGAAACCGCGCAGTTTGTGCGTCTTCTGGTTTTCATCGAGGAGCCATACAAAAATCTGATTCGGAAAAACAGCGTTTTCTGGAATGCCGGCGGATTTGACCTGAATGTTTCACTGTTCGGAGCGAAGATCACCACCGAATCTATCAAAGGTATTTTAACCGGAGGAATTGGGGTCGCAACACCAGAAGATCCCGCGGAAGTCGTCCAAGATGGTGCAGTGTTCGAGCTCCGTGAAAAGCAGCAAGGGGAATGGTTGGAATGGGCGCCCAGTATTGATGTTATGGGAGGCAAAAACGAAGGCCGCAGTCACGAGGCACCGAAAAAGAAGAAAACGCTGGAGGAACATAAGGGAGCGTTTTTTTCAAATCCACATGCCTAGGAGAAGGCCAATCGGGGTCGGGCCTCAACAACCGGCAGGACAAATATACTGCACCTACTGGTCAGTGGCGGGATCCACTACGGTCAGGGCGCCTTCCCTGCTACACAGCCCTCGCCTTCCTTCAGCGCCCACGCCTCTCCGAACATCGCATCAGTTGAAACAGTAGTTTTCGATATTTCAATTTAGCCCCATTACCGCGCCAGAACGACGAATATACAGCAGGTCCAGCCCTTGATTTGTGGAGGCTGATCCCTTTGACCGAGGTAGATCTTATCTTGTACATAATCAGTCGACATGGCATCCTTCAGCTTCTCAAGTGTTGGCTTCGCCTTACTTGAAAAACTGGAGTTTGCTCTCTGCTTTAGAAATTCATCAACCACTTTGACACCACAGATGTCTCGGCCGCCTCCCCCAGTGGAATTTATTTTATGGGAATAAAAACCTTGTATCAGCAGCATGAAGCACGCCTTACCGCCATCAGGCGCTTTCTGCCAGGCCTCGCGTTTATTAGCGGTTTTACCTGGGATTCGGTGTCCATGGGGCGGGTGGTTTCATTTTATGACCTCCTTATTCTTACCACTTACTATTTCGGCGCGGGTCTGATCCTCGTCCTTCTGGTGCGAGAGATACAACCCCGCTGGCAAAACTGGTTCACCTTTCTTATCCAGTTTTTTTTCGGCAGCCTGTTCAGCGCCCTGGTGGTCTTTTATTTCAAGAGTTCCGGTTCCCTGTACACTTTTCTGGTCGTGATATTCCTGGCTTTGATGCTGGTTTCCAACGAATTTATTGCCGAAAGATATCGGAGCCGGACCCTGACCTGGACCATGTTTGCCGCTTGCGGCACCATGTATCTTAATTTTCTTATCCCTCACGTCGTCCACTCTATCAAGCCGGTCTGGTTTTATCTGAGCTGCATTTTCAGTCTGACGGTGGTTTTCGCGATCCACGGCTTCGCTTACGCCAAGCAACGCGAATCCATGACAATTGAAACCAAAAGATTGCAGTATCTCAGGGAGTTACTACAAATGGCCCCGTCCCTGGCAGTGGTTGCCCTGCTGGTGGTTCTCTATCAGTTTCAACTCATTCCACCCGTGCCGCTGGTCTTGAAGGAAAGCTATATCTGCAAGGACTTCAGCAGCGAGAACGGAGTCTATCAGTGTCAGGCCGAAAGACAATCCCTGGCACGGGCCCTGGGCTTTGGTGGTGACGTCATTCATATTACCAAAGGGGAGAAGATCTATAACCTGAGCGCAGTCTTTGCGCCGACCCGCATAACTGTCGACCTGGAGCAACGTTGGTGGTTATGGAATGAGCAGCTCGGCAGCTGGCTGGCCAGTGGTGTGGTGCCCCTCCCGATGGTCGGGGGGCGTAAGAATGGGTGGCGCACTTACAGTTACATCCAGGCCAGCACTCAAGCGGGAGACTGGAAAGTAGAAACCGCCCTTAAGGATGGTGCGGTGCTTGCCGTTGCCTACTTCACGGCCAAAGATCAAGTAGAGCCAGCGCCCCGAACCCATGCGGTCAGGGTACTCTAGACAGGTCAGCTTCTTTTATCCAGAGGCAAAATCTTTTAAAGAGCGCGACATACCGCCGCGAGTCCTCTAGCCCCAAATCATGCATTCCGTAACGAAGTCTCTGGGACCTGCCCCTGTTACATATGGTGGCAATATCAAATACGACGGCTTTCGTTGAGAAAACTTACACCCACCAATTTTCAATCACCATATTTTACCCATTAGAATCAGACACTTACCAACACTTGAAGGATTATCCCTCTTGGCCTGATTGTTGCGATTATATCGGGCTGACAGCGCATGATGCCCTGCTCAAATTCAGAGCCACAAATAATCTTTTCAACTGCTGGTTTAAATTCAGCACACCAAAAAGAGGCTATCATGAATCACATGATAAACTATTCAGGATGGATAACCGGAGAGCTGTGGATCGAACAACTGGTGGGTGTGATGACTTTAGGGTTGCTGATTGTCATGCTCACACGAGTTTATCGCACCTTCGTTACTATTGAGTTCGAACCGGTGCGGCGGCAAAGGTTGGTTCCGTGCCGGTTGACCAATCTTCAGGCCAAACGGCGAGTCGTCTATGTCGAGCCAATTAGCCAAGGTATGAATAACGCGATTTTCCATAACAGGAGGACACATGACCGTCCAAGTCGACATTGTCACACTGAGCGTTTTGGTGATTGTCATTATTTTTGCGGCGACACTGCTGCCGATGATCTGGCAGTGGAAAAAGACCGGCAAGGAGGCTGATGCGCTGTTGAGCGAATTGCGCCGCGAATTGGTCCCAACTCTGAAAGACGTCAGGGAGATAACGGAGCGCATCAACCGGGCCTCGGTGAAGATTGAAAAAGGGAGCGGCCACGCCGAAAACCTCTTCGAATCCCTCGACGAGATTGTCGGTTCGGTGCGCCAGATCAGCCATAGTTTTCGTTATGATGCCTGTCATCTTGCCGAGAACGCCGCCTTCCTCATAACGGGTCTCAGAGCAGCCATCAAGGTTTTCTCCAAAGAGACTCAAGACAAAGGAGTTTAGCGTATGTCAGAAAAAAATTCGAACGGATTGGGCCTGACTTTTTTAGCGTTTACCCTGGGTGCAGCCATCGGAGGGGGGCTGGCATTGTTAACTGCTCCCCGTTCCGGGGCGGAATCGCGGGAAAAGATGCGAGGAATGGTGGACGACAAACGGGTGAAATTGGATGAACTGACAGAGGACGCGGAAACCCGAATAAAAAAAGTGATTCAGGAGAGTCATGAGGTTCTTGAGAAGAAGGTTGATCTTATCAAGGCCGCACTTAAAGCGGGCAAGGACGCGATAGACGCAGAAAAAGCTAAACAGAAAAAATCAACCAAAGCAGACACACCTGCCGATGCTTAGGGAACAGATGGTCCTGAAGCTATAGCAGCTTTTAGACCGAATTGGAGAACCTTCTCCAATTCGGTCCCACCCAAATTGCGACAACTACCCAAAGGAACAACCATGGCCAAAGGAACCTCACAGCTGATGGCAATTATTCTACTGATCGCTGGAATCGCACTTCTGATCTGGGGAAGCGATCTTTACGGTGCGTTCGGCAACAAGCTTACACGAGCTCTCGACGGCTCCGTTGACACCAAAACAATTGTAGTCCTGGTCGCAGGAGGCGTCTGCACCCTCCTCGGCCTGGCTAAACTCAGAGGATAGATAAGCGCCGCTCAAACATTGGTAAAGGGAGTCTGTCCGTCTGTTGCAAACACAGGCAACACGCAATCTGCACAGAGAGTGGAATAGCGGTATACAGACAATCAGCCACCAGCAACCAAAAATGGGGAGTTTTTTATGCTTTGGACATTTTGCGTCATACTGATCGTACTGTGGGTTTTAGGGATAGTGACCTCCACGACCATGGGCGGGCTGATCCATATTCTGCTGGTCATAGCGGTTATCATGGTCCTGGTGCGTATCATCCAGGGAAGAAGGATTTAGTAAGGAGTTAAAGCCTTCGGTAAAACAATTTTTTCAAAAGAAAGGGCGCACTGCGGTGCGCCCTTTCTTTTGAGGTTTGCTTAAAAAGAGATGTTGATGCCCCCGCCAAAGTACTCGGCGCGCAAGGCGTAGAATTGGCCGAAGGGCAAATTGCCGTGATAGTACTCACCAAATATCTGAATCGAGCGTTTCTCGGCATAGGGGCTGCGAATGTTGACACCGGCCTTGACGGTTAGGTCCGTATCCCAGTCGGTTTCTGCCCAGGAATGCCAGAGAACGCTGGCAAAGGGGTAAGCTGTTGAGGTGATGACGGGCTTGGTGAGGAGATAATCTATCCCCGCCTGAGCGCTGAAGCGCTTGAGGGGGGTCGAGGTATGGACAATATAGGAGGGTCCGGCGGTGAGGCGCAGACCTTTCCAATCCCAACCGGCGAGCAGTTCGATGGTCTCGAAGCTTAAGTTGATGCGAGGTTTCTTCAGTTCAGCGTTCTGAGGCAGCAGCAGAAACTCGTCCCCCAGGTGAGAAGACTGGTGGAAGAGACGCGCCCGGGCAGACCAGACCCCATTTCGATAACCCAGCGGGAAGCCGATAATATAATCCGCGTTGACCAGATCGAGGGATTCGGCGTCCATATTGAACTGGGCAAGGACTGCCCCGCTGATACCCAGCTGCCAGGCATCGGTCTCACCCCACCCAGGCACGCGCACCAGCCCGAAGCTATCGCCAAACCCGACCGAACCAACGTTTAAGCTGCTGCCGGGGAGGTTAAGGCGCAGCCAGGTGACATAGGTGCGAGGTTCCTTGGCGCTCGACAATGAATTCACGAAGAGAGAATCCACCGGAAAGAGGATCGCAGAGCGGTTGGCGACCGGCTCCGCCTTCTCCGTTTGCACAGCGCTGAATCCGGTAATGAGAGGAAAAAACAGGACCAGAATCAGGAATAAAATTAACTTTTGCATCGCGAAACTCCATTGAGGGGTGAATTTCTTTGTTGCGTTGTTGGATACGCATTTAAAAACTTTCCTTTTCAAGGGTTTTCACCACCACATCGGCAGTCACCATACCCTCAACATCTTGAGGACCCACCAAATATTGAGGCCACAAAAAACAGTCACGGAAACTTTGCCTCTTGTTAATGCAGAGCTAACAGACCGTAATAAATCACTTTTTATTTTTAAAAATACAAATTACGAAATTGGCAAACTCCTTGCGGAGACTGTAAGCATATCCTCTCTGTCTCATCTTTGGTAGAAGCTGCCAGTTTCCAGAAAAGGAGAAATATTTTAACGGCAGCATTATCGGCATAAGGCGAGAAGAGCAGTCAATTGAAAGATTGTCCCAGACAAATCAAGACTAGCTTAAATGAACTCTAAAAGGAGTACTTATGAAAATGTTCAAATCGAGTAGAGCCTACCTGATACTTACAGTCATTCTGTGTGTCATTGCCAGCGGCTCGCTGGCTCTCGCTGGATCCCATCATGAGAAAAAAAGCCACCATGTCAAGCCGGCCAAAGACCTGCCAACTGCTTCTACAACCGATATCCTTGGCTCCGCCGCACAGTTCGGCGTTTTCGGCGGCGGCGCCGGCATGACAAACCAGGGAATTCTTACCATTGTGAACGGGGATATCGGCACAACCGGTGTATCGACCCTGGTGACCGGATTCCACGATAGCAATGCCGTATTTACCGAAACCACCATGAACATCGGGCAAGTCAACGGTACCGTACACACGGCCACCGCGCCGGCCGGTTCGGTCCCGAACGTTATTGCCGCAGCGGCCGCACTTGATGCTCAAACCGCCTTCGACAATCTCTCTCCCGCAGCGCTTCCCGGTGGCATAGATGTTTCCGCCTTTGGTGGCGGAGCCGGCGAACTCGGAAATCGCACCCTCGCACCCGGTGTGTATCAGTCGGCGCCAGGTTCCTTTGCGATCCAGGGCGGAGATCTCACCCTTGATGCCCGTGGTGATAAAAAAGCGGTCTGGGTTTTCCAGATGGCAACCACACTGACGGTCGGCGGCCCGGGTGCAGCTTTCCCCCAGAGCGTCATTCTGGTGAACGGCGCGCAGGCCAAAAACGTCTTCTGGCAGGTCGGCAGTGCTGCAACAATTAACGCAGCAGGCGGCGGCACCATGGCAGGAACCATCATTGCCTCTTCCGGTGCGGCATTCTCTACAGCTGGTAACGTCGTCCCCGTGATTCTCGAAGGCCGTGTACTTGCCCTGCATGCTTCTGTCACTCTGGTAAATACCCAGATTAACGTACCCGCAGTTAAATAGAGGCTGGTGCCTGAATGAATAATCGCAGTTGAAACTGCTTTCAATAAGGAAACAACATGAAGAAGTTAAAGGTCGGCAAAGTTTATCTGGTTTTGATGGTCATGCTGAGTGTTATCTTCAGCAGTTCGCTGGTTTTCGCCGGCTCCCAACAAGACTGCAATGAGCATAGGGATGATTCCAACAGGCATGAGCATAGTTCACTTGTCTATGCTGATTCCCATCTGCATCGTAAGCACAACAATAAAGAGCACAACAACAACGGTAACACCAAAGAGCCCAACAACGACAACCACAGTAACAATGGCAATAACAATCCACCCAGCGTTCCGCCCGTCGTTTTAACGCCTAACGTCCTTGGCTCCGCTTCATTGTTTGGAGTTTTCGGTGGCGGCGCCGGCATGACCAACCAGGGAATTCTGACTGTCGTTAATGGCGATATCGGCACCACCGCGGCCTCGACTTTGATCACCGGTTTCCACGACAGCAATGCCGTTTTTACCGAAACTCCCCTGAATATCGGGGCAGTCAACGGTACCGTACATACGGCCACTGCTCCATTTGGTTCGGTCCCGAACGCCATTGCCACCGCGGCGGCACTTGATGCCCAAATCGCCTTTGATAATCTCTCCCCCGCCACACTCCCCGGTGGCATGGATGTCTCCGCCTTTGGTGGTGGAGCCGGTGAACTCGGTAATCGCACCCTCAGCCCCGGAGTCTATCTCTCCGCTCCGGGTTCCTTTGCGATCCAGGGTGGTGATCTCACCCTGGATGCCGCTGGTAACGCCAATGCAATCTGGGTTTTCCAGATGGCCACCACTCTGACGGTTGGTAGTCCGGGTTTCCCCCAGAGCGTTGTTTTAGTCAATGGTGCTCAGGCCAAGAACGTCTTCTGGCAAGTCGGCAGTGCGGCAACGATTAACGCAGCTGGCGGCGGCACCATGGCCGGAACCATCATTGCTTATTCGGGAGCTAGCTTCTCGACTGCCGGCAATGTCGTCCCCGTGACTCTGAATGGCCGCGTACTGGCCCTGCACGCTTCAGTCACGCTGGTAAACACCCTGATTAACGTGCCTGCTCCCTAAGAAACAGGTTTCAAGACAGGCAATAAGAAGGGAGCCAGGCTGCTGATTAAAAGCAGACTGGCTCCCTTCTTTGTGTCTATTAGACTTTTGGTGCTACGGTTATTCTTATGACCGGACGATCCCCAGTTTCCGCATCCGGGCGCGGAGGGTGCTGGGATTGAGGCCCAACAGAAGTGCCGCTCCGTTTTTGCCATCGATGCGCCAGCCAGCATCCTGCAACACCTGAAAAACATAATCACGTTCCAGGTCGATCAAAGCCACAACACCCTGCCCCACCACTCCTTCTGTCTGTCGATCCTCGTCAAAGCAGTTCAAAACCTGGAGAGTTGAACCCTGACTGATGATAACAGCCCGCTCGATGACGCTCTCTAATTCCCACAGGTTTCCGGGCCAGGGATATTCCTGAAGTTTCTTCAGGGTCGCTTCAGGAACGGTCGTTACCTCCCTGCCAAGCTTCTGATTAAATTGGCCTAGAAAGTGATCGACGAGCAGCGGGATATCTTCCTTGCGTTCCCGGAGCGGCGGCAGGGTGATGGAAAAAAGATTGAGTTGGGCATAGAGGTCTTGCCGGGACTTGCTGTTGGGGATTTCTTTTTTTAAATTGCGGTTGGTGGCCAGAATGATCCGCACATCGGTCTTGATGGTGCGGAGACTCCCCAGGAGTTCTAACTCACCATCCTGAATCACCCGCAGGAGCTTGCGTTGCAGCTCCAGCGACAGGTTACCGATTTCGTCAAGAAAAAGGGTACCGCCAACGGCCATTTCGAAGCGTCCGATCTGTCGGTTATCGACTCCAGCTCCTTCCTCTTTTTCTTCCCCTAAAAGTTCGCGGGCGATACGGTTCTCCGGCAAAGCTGCACAGTTGACCGTGATCATCGGCTTGTTTTTGCGCGCACTGCAATGGTAAATCATGCGAGCGATCATGCCCTTCCCAGTGCCGGACTCACCCAGAAGAAGAACAGGAGCATTCAGGGGCGCAACCTGCTTTACACTCTGAAACACCTTCGCAAGAGCGGCGCTTCGACCTATTATTTCGTCGAATTTTAACTGCGGCGCGACCTTTGTCTCGAAGGAATGCTTTTCTGGTGGTATGAGGGTTCTCAAAAGTTATGTCTCCGTCTATCCATCCGGAATTAACACTATTGTTTTCCTGGGCCTATTGGTGATGGCCAGGGTGTGATTAATTGAATTTGCAACTCGCGTACCAGAGGTGGTACGCAAAGAAGGTCAGCCAAGCATTTGATTTTACTGGGGGATATGCACTAAAGATGGGCTGGGTCGCGCCGGACCCGTAAAGATGATCCGTCACATATAACCATGCTGTTATATATGACGGACCACTCTATGAAAGATATTCTGGGTGTGCAGAGTTTTCTCTATTGCCTGGCAATGCCCATTTTTCGCATGCGGGCACGCAGGGTGCTGGGGTTGAGACCCAAAAGGAGCGCCGCGCCGCTTTTTCCTTCGATGCGCCACCCGGTTTGCTGCAGCACCTGGCAGATATGATCGTGTTCCAGATCAGCGAGGGCCTTGATTTCCTGGTTTTCAACCTCACTGGCTCCCACATCCGCCACAGCCTGGATCATTTCAAAGCGGTCCAGAACCTGAAGTGAATTTCCCTGGCTGGTAATGACCGCCCGCTCGATGATGCTTTCCAGCTCCCGCACGTTGCCGGGCCAGTGATACTCATGGAGATGGTTCAGAGTGTTGGTCGAGACCGTCTCTATTTTCTTCCCGATTTTTTTGTTGAAGATGGCAACGAAATGGTTGACCAGCAGCGGGATATCTTCCTTGCGCTCCCTTAAGGGCGGCAGGGTGATAGGGAACACGTTGAGCCGGTAATAGAGATCCTGCCTGAACTTGCCGGTGCGAATCTCTTCTTTCAAATCACGGTTGGTGGCCGCGATGATCCGCACATCGGTCTTGATGGTGCGGGGGCTGCCCAGCCGCTCAAACTCGCCGTCCTGAATCACTCGCAGGAGTTTGCTTTGCAGTTCCAAAGGCATTTCACCAATTTCGTCGAGAAAAATAGTGCCTCCGTTGGCCAGCTCAAAGCGGCCGATCTGCCGGGTATCAGAACCGGTAAACGCTCCCTTTTCCCGGCCGAAGAGCTCGCTTTCCACCAGAGTAGCAGGAAGCGTCGTGCAGTTGACCGTAATAATGGGATGGTCCTTGCGCGTGCTGCTGCGATGGATTGCTCGCGCCACCACCCCTTTACCGGTGCCGGTCTCCCCCAGCAACAGCACGGTTGCATTCATGGGTGCGACCTGTTGGACCTGTGAATATACGACCGCAAGGGCATCACTTTGACCGACGATTTCGCCGAAATTGTATTTTTTGTCCACCTCATTCCGCAGGTAAACATTCTCCTCTTTGAGCCGGTCTTTCAGCTGTCTTATCTCCGCATAGGATTTATGCAGGGATTTTTCTGCCTTTTTACGTTCCTCTACTTCCTGGATGAGTTGCATATTCGCACTGGTCAGGTCACTCGTCCGCTCTTGCACCGTCTCTTCCAGCCGCATGTTGTGATGCTGGAGTTTTTTGTACAGCATCCGCACTTCCAGCATATTGCGGATCCGCGTCTTGACTTCGACCAGTTCAAATGGCTTGCTGATGAAATCCTTTGCGCCGACTTCGAGGGCCCGCATCTTGTGTCCCGGTTGGGCGGTAATCACCAGAACCGGAATATAGCCCTCCGGGTTTTGGGCCTGAAGGGCTTCCATCACCTGAAATCCATCCATTCCCGGCATCTGCAGGTCGAGCAGGATCAAATCGTAATTATTTTCGTGGTGCAGCGCACAGACTTCTACAGGGTTCGTCGTTGAAGTCACGCAGGTATAGCCAGCGTCACTCAGCAACTGTTCCAGCAGCTCCACATTGGTCTTCTGATCATCGACAACCAGGATTTTGGCGTTTAAAATTTCGGCGGTCATGTTTTTGATTTTCCCTTTTCGACGGCCATGGCCGCCTCCATTTTTGCATGTTTCAGCGTCAGGTCCAGGGTATCCATGAACTCGGCTACCTTGATCGGTTTGGTGAGATAGCGGAAAAATCCGGCTTCAAGCCCCTTTTCAATATCGCGGGGGATAGCATTGGCACTCAAGGCAATGACCGGAATGTGCGCTGTTTCCGGAATGTCAGCCAGAATTTTCAGAGCATCAATGCCACTGATACCGGGCA
Above is a genomic segment from Geopsychrobacter electrodiphilus DSM 16401 containing:
- a CDS encoding sigma 54-interacting transcriptional regulator, with product MRTLIPPEKHSFETKVAPQLKFDEIIGRSAALAKVFQSVKQVAPLNAPVLLLGESGTGKGMIARMIYHCSARKNKPMITVNCAALPENRIARELLGEEKEEGAGVDNRQIGRFEMAVGGTLFLDEIGNLSLELQRKLLRVIQDGELELLGSLRTIKTDVRIILATNRNLKKEIPNSKSRQDLYAQLNLFSITLPPLRERKEDIPLLVDHFLGQFNQKLGREVTTVPEATLKKLQEYPWPGNLWELESVIERAVIISQGSTLQVLNCFDEDRQTEGVVGQGVVALIDLERDYVFQVLQDAGWRIDGKNGAALLLGLNPSTLRARMRKLGIVRS
- a CDS encoding ice-binding family protein, which produces MKKLKVGKVYLVLMVMLSVIFSSSLVFAGSQQDCNEHRDDSNRHEHSSLVYADSHLHRKHNNKEHNNNGNTKEPNNDNHSNNGNNNPPSVPPVVLTPNVLGSASLFGVFGGGAGMTNQGILTVVNGDIGTTAASTLITGFHDSNAVFTETPLNIGAVNGTVHTATAPFGSVPNAIATAAALDAQIAFDNLSPATLPGGMDVSAFGGGAGELGNRTLSPGVYLSAPGSFAIQGGDLTLDAAGNANAIWVFQMATTLTVGSPGFPQSVVLVNGAQAKNVFWQVGSAATINAAGGGTMAGTIIAYSGASFSTAGNVVPVTLNGRVLALHASVTLVNTLINVPAP
- a CDS encoding sigma-54-dependent transcriptional regulator, with amino-acid sequence MTAEILNAKILVVDDQKTNVELLEQLLSDAGYTCVTSTTNPVEVCALHHENNYDLILLDLQMPGMDGFQVMEALQAQNPEGYIPVLVITAQPGHKMRALEVGAKDFISKPFELVEVKTRIRNMLEVRMLYKKLQHHNMRLEETVQERTSDLTSANMQLIQEVEERKKAEKSLHKSYAEIRQLKDRLKEENVYLRNEVDKKYNFGEIVGQSDALAVVYSQVQQVAPMNATVLLLGETGTGKGVVARAIHRSSTRKDHPIITVNCTTLPATLVESELFGREKGAFTGSDTRQIGRFELANGGTIFLDEIGEMPLELQSKLLRVIQDGEFERLGSPRTIKTDVRIIAATNRDLKEEIRTGKFRQDLYYRLNVFPITLPPLRERKEDIPLLVNHFVAIFNKKIGKKIETVSTNTLNHLHEYHWPGNVRELESIIERAVITSQGNSLQVLDRFEMIQAVADVGASEVENQEIKALADLEHDHICQVLQQTGWRIEGKSGAALLLGLNPSTLRARMRKMGIARQ
- a CDS encoding ice-binding family protein, whose translation is MKMFKSSRAYLILTVILCVIASGSLALAGSHHEKKSHHVKPAKDLPTASTTDILGSAAQFGVFGGGAGMTNQGILTIVNGDIGTTGVSTLVTGFHDSNAVFTETTMNIGQVNGTVHTATAPAGSVPNVIAAAAALDAQTAFDNLSPAALPGGIDVSAFGGGAGELGNRTLAPGVYQSAPGSFAIQGGDLTLDARGDKKAVWVFQMATTLTVGGPGAAFPQSVILVNGAQAKNVFWQVGSAATINAAGGGTMAGTIIASSGAAFSTAGNVVPVILEGRVLALHASVTLVNTQINVPAVK